From Manihot esculenta cultivar AM560-2 chromosome 18, M.esculenta_v8, whole genome shotgun sequence:
GAAAATCCAGTTGAGGACCCAAGACATAAAGGCCAATCAGTATTCTACTAATCACTTCTGAGTTCTAAGCACCTACTCAATTGAAATAAACATAATCAGCAATTTTCAGTTGAGCGTCTCACCTCCAAAGATATGCCGATTCATACTCACAAATCAAATCTCACATTCCATCTACCATTCATGTCAGCATTGAGGGTCCAGTTATTTTCCCTAATCTGCACGTAAGGAACctgaaaggaagaagaaaaaggagcaaAAGGAGTTAACTTGAGAATTCAACAGCAAATGAGAAAATTGAAGATCAGTATGCTACACGGTGAAAGCTACTAATGGATTTTTTAATGGAAGGTACCATCTCACTAAGTTGCATCATTACACACATAAACACTCTTTCTAACCTGATTGTCCCCTGATAAAGTAAAGCAGGTGTTATGAATATTTAAGCAGCTGACTCATTGAGATCATGCAGGAAAGGAGTGTCAAAATCATTTGCTTGTTGTAATTGAAACAGTCATTATAACATGTGACCCTAATTCAgaattaattattcaatttatcCCAAAAAAACCTTCAATTCCAAAAGCGGGGAAAAAGCAACTTGGACAACTGGCCGGGACATTGTAATCGGCCAATTAGAATTCGTCCTCATCATCTCTGAGCAATCTCCCCTCCCCATCTTCCTTTGCTTGCACTCCCTCTCTCCCTCCCTCACTGGTTTACTGTAAATCATAACAAACATTTGTGCCTAATGCTTAACCAGAAGCTAAAATCTACCTTCCACCTAAAAATGTGTAAACTGGAAGATTGCATTATATTCTTGGAAGATTAACATCATCATTTTCATCTTCTTGTTCATAGAGAGAAAGAAGAGGTAAAGATAAAAATCAATGGTGGAAGACAGAATGGTCAGGAAGAATCATGACACAAGCTATACAATGCAAATTGAAGCACATTTGTATGCAGAAAATTAATGATGATAAATTGTATGAAGTTTAAGAAGTACACTAGTAGACTTCTAAACATTATTGGCAAGCGGAACATACCTTATCCACCACTTCATACCCAATTTTGAACCTAACGTCTTGGTCTTTCTGAAAATTAAATATGCTCCAAGCAAATTCTGCAGCTCCTTTTGACTTCCTCTGTCAACATATCAGAAAACATTAATTGCACAGGGAACATAGAAAAACATATTACGTTTCAGATTTTCATTTCCtagttataataattatatgagaaaaaaaaaatacatttggAATTTTGGGAAATGGCAAAAAGATATAACAATGCCATCAGGCTAAAATGATTGGAGGAGCAAGAATCCTAATAAACCAACTACAGTTCCTTTAAGCTTCTCCGGGAACCAAAGAAAACACCAACCTCTTTAAATTCTTTGTCAATATTGCACCATCCCTTAATATTGAAGCTTAACAAACCATCACTAGTCACAGGAAAGGCTTTCTTTGCTCGCATTCTGTATGTGAGCTTCTCATGTTTATCGTACTGCAATCCCACACCAAGGCTGGCTGACAACTATTATCAGTCAACAAAATAATCAGTATAACAACAATAAAGATCTAAAGACAAGGAAAAAAGGAAGACGTACATCTGGGTAGAAGCGTCTTATCATTGCACTAAAATAGCTTGGCGCCCCAATTCTTGTATCTAGGGCTCCATGAACCTAAccacaatttaaataaaaaacaaaagaggAGGAAATCAATGCCAGCTAATATCAAACATGAATTCCAAATGAGCAGGAGTGAAGCGCTTGAAGATGGTAATAAATCAGCCTCTGGCAACAGAAAATGTATAGGCTTCGCATGGAATCAAGCAATTTTAACAAACAATGAAGTTAATTAGAAGTTAAACCTCTTAAGGATAAGAAATATTTGTGAATAAATACAGTAAAGAGAGATGAATTCACCTGCAAGCGGGTTATAGAATCGAGAGGAAATTTTTCCTTGGCATGGATTCTCAGAGCTTTGGAGTCTCCTCCATATCTCAAAGACGTCTCCATACGTTTGGTATGAAGTCTAATCTGAATAAGAAGAGGAGAAGCCCTGAACCGAAAATTGACTTGCCCGTCCACAGCGCAGACCACAGTTATCGCCGCTGGCTGCGGTGTATACTGGCACAATATACGGTGCTTCTTCACTCTGTTATCTTGGAGAGCTACGGCTAAACTGAACCAACAAGGTAAGGCCACTTTTTCAGGTACGAGGCCAGAAATTACTGTTAAAGTTATGGGCTTTGTCTAATGGGCTGGCCCAAGCCAGCTGAACCAGCCATTGAGGAGAGAGACTGCGATCTTCATTAGTTTTTGAGGAAAAGGAAAACTATCGAGGAAGACGCAGGCGCAGACGCAGACGCAGACGCAGACGCAGACGCAGACGCAGACGCAGAGCCTATCTGAGATTGGATTAGAATCAACGAGAtggggttttggttgaggttcaATCTGCTTGTGTTTACTATTGCAATTCTATCAACTCCTGTACTTTCCGATCTGATACTCTCTAAGGTTGATCGACGTGTAAGTTATTTCCTCCTATTCTATCTGTCTCCAGTTTCTACAAAAAACCGTGTCTCTCTCGCAACCCTTTTTGCTGTGAAAACTGAGCTCCTTCATCATTTTAAGCTATAATGCTTTCAGTTTATGGAGATCTCGTTTGCTTTGTTTTCATCTTTGTGATCTAATGGAAGCCAAATGAGCTGAAGTTTCGTATTTGGTTTGAGTAGAGAGTAGAAAGGAAGAGAAATAACAGAGCTTTTATCAGCTTctattgatttcttttgctgTTTGAATTGTCTTCTATGTTGAGATTCAGAATTGACCTTAGATTACTGTGTTCTGTCTCACTTTTGATAAATGCATGTTGTTTATTGCATTGAATTTTTTCTTGTTCTTGTTTCTGATTCTTGTTGATAACCCTAGCTTGATTTTCTATTGCAGATTGATTTGACTTCACAAATTGTACGCATCACTTCAAACCTAAAGGTGCTTAACTGGTTTTCCTCTGTGTCTGTGTTTTCCTTTCTGGTTTAATTTTTTGTAGAACGATTTTTGAACCTTAAAGCTAGAATTTCGTATTTTTCTGGCAGCTTATTGCATTTATTTATGTTAGTTTCTTATAGTTATGATCCTCTGACCAAATTTGTTGCTTCAGGTGGAGAATGCTGGTTCCAGTCTCGTTTCAGAGGTTTTGCTGGCTTTCCCAGAGCTTCAGGCAAAAAATTTGGTATATTTGGTGGCAACAGCTAATGAAGGAAAAGGCAAAACAAAAGGTTCTAGTGTTAGTCTCCCTATTGAATCTGCCAATCCAAAAGGAATGCCTCCTGCATTGAATATTTATTCTGTATCATTACCCAAGGCTCTTGGTGAAGGGGATGCAGTGACTCTGGATGTTTTGGCCGTTTTTACCCATACTTTAAAACCGTTTCCTGAGAAAATTACTCAGGCTGATATTCAGTTGGTTTTGTACCAGGATAGTGCACACTATCTCTCTCCATATGCAGTAAAGTTTCAGTCACTCAGCATTAAGCTGCCTGATGGGAGAATAGAGTCGTATACAAAAATTGAGAATACTAAGATTCATGGCTCAGAGATCAAATATGGTCCATATGAGAATCTCCAGCCATTTTCATTCTTGCCCATAGTTGTGCATTTTGAAACCAATCAGCCTTTTGCTGTTGCTAAGGAGTTGGTGAAAGAGATAGAGGTTTCACATTGGGGCAATGTGCAGGTCACAGAATGCTACAACATTGTCCATGAAGGTGCTAAAAGCAAGGGTGAATTTTCTAGGTCAGTAAGAATGTACTTGATCTGTTTGTCTTTTGCTAAGATTCTGTAAACTTTATTCTGatttttcttctctcttaaatCTTGCAGGCTTGATTACCAGGCCAGACCACAAGTTAGAGGTGCATCAGCCATTAGACATCTTGTTGCAAAATTGCCACCCAGAGCTCATTCCATTTATTATAGGGATGAAATTGGGAATATATCTACATCTCATCTTTGGGCTGATTCTAAAAAGGTAGATATTTTGAATTGTTCAGATCTTTTCAACTCCTGCTTCTAATTGAGTTACCTCTTGTATTTGCAGATAGAGCTATTGATGGAACCTAGATATCCAATGTTTGGAGGCTGGAGAACAGCTTTTACCATTGGATATAGTATGCCACTTCAGGACTTCTTGTTTGAGTCAGAGGGGAAACGTTTCCTTAACATCTCTTTTGCTTCTCCTATTAATGAGTTGGTAATTGATAATCTAATCGTGAAGGTTTGTGATATAGTGCTCATTTGGTTTTAGGTTATGTAAATATCTACCAGCTGCAGCCTTGTGATCTACAGTAGTGCTGTCTTGACTCAGTATTTTGATTGCAGGTTGTTTTGCCTGAGGGGTCCAGAGATTTATCTGTTTCAATCCCATTTGCTGTGAAGCAGAGGCAAGAGGTAtctatgaattaatttttttcatcccTTTCTCGTGTATTCTTAAAATCAATTTTCATTTAGACTACTTTTAGTCATaggtttttctttttaatgcTTGGAAAATTTGTTGGACATCTTTatgtaatttcaaaatttttgtttaCCACAGTCCAAAATTTCCCACCTGGATGTTGTTGGTCGACCAGTAGTTGTGCTGGAAAAGGCCAATATTGTGCCAGAGCATAATCAGCATTTTCAGGTACTCCTTTCGCCTCTTTGTTATTTGAATGAACTGTTCAGTTGAGTAAATACCTTTTTAAAAGAATGCTTCTTCATTGTTTCATGAATTTTATGCAATTTCTGTGGTAGCTTCTCCTTAGAGTTGTCATGGGAATATTGAGAAATTACTTCTTCCTTATTGCAGGTCTATTACAGCTTCAACAAGCTTTCGATGCTTAGTGAGCCATTTATGTTGATTTCTggattttttttcctctttgtTGCTTGTATTGTATATGTGCATGTTGACTTGTCAATCTCCAAGTCATCTGCTTCTTATTTGGCAAAACTGCAGTGGGATGAGGTAAGTAGGGTGTTGACACAAT
This genomic window contains:
- the LOC110606487 gene encoding outer envelope pore protein 21, chloroplastic, giving the protein METSLRYGGDSKALRIHAKEKFPLDSITRLQVHGALDTRIGAPSYFSAMIRRFYPDLSASLGVGLQYDKHEKLTYRMRAKKAFPVTSDGLLSFNIKGWCNIDKEFKERKSKGAAEFAWSIFNFQKDQDVRFKIGYEVVDKVPYVQIRENNWTLNADMNGRWNVRFDL
- the LOC110606486 gene encoding dolichyl-diphosphooligosaccharide--protein glycosyltransferase subunit 1A gives rise to the protein MGFWLRFNLLVFTIAILSTPVLSDLILSKVDRRIDLTSQIVRITSNLKVENAGSSLVSEVLLAFPELQAKNLVYLVATANEGKGKTKGSSVSLPIESANPKGMPPALNIYSVSLPKALGEGDAVTLDVLAVFTHTLKPFPEKITQADIQLVLYQDSAHYLSPYAVKFQSLSIKLPDGRIESYTKIENTKIHGSEIKYGPYENLQPFSFLPIVVHFETNQPFAVAKELVKEIEVSHWGNVQVTECYNIVHEGAKSKGEFSRLDYQARPQVRGASAIRHLVAKLPPRAHSIYYRDEIGNISTSHLWADSKKIELLMEPRYPMFGGWRTAFTIGYSMPLQDFLFESEGKRFLNISFASPINELVIDNLIVKVVLPEGSRDLSVSIPFAVKQRQESKISHLDVVGRPVVVLEKANIVPEHNQHFQVYYSFNKLSMLSEPFMLISGFFFLFVACIVYVHVDLSISKSSASYLAKLQWDEVRATIQQVESIIKQCLATHEKLEASLRDLSRIGDVQSCKTARKAADSLLKEHSKELKPLLAFLQSSPAASHILPKVEELVVKEKELQEKLMAKHSTIVDCYEKKLGGREIENRIAPQQQKVVALRQEVEDLLEYIDEI